One genomic window of Methanosarcina acetivorans C2A includes the following:
- the anfK gene encoding Fe-only nitrogenase subunit beta: MSCELKERERPGIINPIFTCQPCGAQYASIGIKDCIAIVHGGQGCVMFVRMLLAQHFKDSFEIASSSLHEDGAVFGALNRVEEAVDVLLTRYPRVKVVPIITTCSTEVIGDDIDGLIRKLNKKLLKEKYADREVHLIPIHTPSFKGSMVTGYDVAVHDIVKEFAKKDKPNGKINLITGWVNPGDVTALKHLLSAMDIDATVLFEIESFDSPLMPDKSGVAHGSTTIEDLTGTANATGTIALNRYEGAKAAKYLESEFDVPAIIGPTPIGIRNTDTFLQNLKKMTGKPIPESLVCERGIAIDAITDLTHMFFADKKVAIYGNPDLVIGLAEFCLDMEMKPMVLLLGDDNKTYPDDPRIKELQEKVDFDMEIIMNADMWELERRIKDKEIELDLIMGHSKGRWTAIDNNIPMVRVGFPTFDRAGMYRHPVVGYEGAIWLAEQMANTLFADMEYKKDREWILNVW; this comes from the coding sequence ATGTCTTGTGAACTAAAAGAACGAGAACGTCCGGGAATTATCAACCCTATATTCACATGCCAGCCCTGCGGAGCACAGTATGCCAGTATAGGAATAAAGGACTGTATCGCAATCGTTCATGGAGGGCAGGGATGCGTAATGTTCGTCCGTATGCTACTCGCACAGCATTTCAAGGATAGCTTCGAGATCGCATCCTCATCTCTACATGAGGACGGTGCAGTATTTGGAGCTCTCAATAGAGTTGAAGAGGCTGTCGATGTGCTCTTGACGAGGTACCCACGTGTGAAGGTTGTACCAATCATCACGACGTGCTCGACTGAAGTTATTGGAGATGATATTGACGGTCTTATTCGGAAACTAAACAAAAAGCTTCTGAAAGAGAAATATGCAGATCGGGAGGTACACCTTATTCCTATCCATACTCCAAGTTTTAAAGGAAGTATGGTAACTGGCTATGATGTGGCGGTCCATGATATAGTAAAGGAATTTGCCAAAAAAGATAAACCTAATGGAAAAATCAACCTGATCACCGGATGGGTCAATCCTGGAGATGTTACTGCACTCAAGCATCTTTTGTCAGCAATGGACATCGATGCAACAGTCCTTTTCGAAATCGAAAGCTTTGATTCTCCTTTGATGCCGGATAAAAGTGGAGTTGCCCATGGCAGTACAACGATAGAAGATCTGACCGGAACTGCAAATGCAACAGGAACAATTGCACTGAACAGATATGAAGGTGCAAAAGCCGCCAAATATCTTGAAAGCGAATTTGATGTTCCTGCAATCATAGGACCGACTCCGATCGGAATCCGTAATACGGATACTTTCCTGCAAAATTTGAAGAAAATGACAGGAAAACCAATTCCAGAATCACTTGTTTGCGAAAGAGGAATTGCAATCGATGCAATTACTGACCTTACTCACATGTTTTTCGCAGACAAGAAGGTTGCTATATACGGAAATCCAGACCTTGTCATTGGTCTTGCTGAATTCTGCCTCGATATGGAGATGAAACCTATGGTTCTTCTTCTTGGAGATGACAACAAAACTTATCCGGATGATCCACGCATCAAAGAATTGCAGGAAAAAGTCGATTTCGATATGGAGATTATTATGAATGCAGATATGTGGGAACTTGAAAGGAGGATCAAGGATAAGGAAATTGAACTTGATTTGATTATGGGGCATTCCAAGGGTCGATGGACTGCTATCGACAACAATATCCCTATGGTACGTGTGGGTTTCCCCACTTTTGATCGTGCAGGGATGTACCGCCATCCAGTTGTTGGATATGAAGGCGCTATATGGCTTGCTGAACAGATGGCAAACACGCTCTTCGCAGATATGGAATATAAGAAAGACAGGGAATGGATATTGAATGTATGGTAA
- the anfG gene encoding Fe-only nitrogenase subunit delta yields MDDVMKDRIEQLVDFIMKWCLWQFHSRSWDRERQNEGILTKTMQLLCDEPVDLSTPSDRCYWVDAVYLANGFKKTYPWLGTMEKKDIKLLMQGLKDRIDYLTINGSLNQELTNPLY; encoded by the coding sequence ATGGACGACGTTATGAAAGATAGAATAGAGCAGCTTGTAGATTTTATTATGAAATGGTGCCTGTGGCAGTTTCATTCACGTTCCTGGGACAGAGAGAGACAAAATGAAGGGATCCTTACGAAAACCATGCAATTACTGTGTGACGAACCTGTTGATCTCAGCACGCCTTCAGATAGATGCTATTGGGTAGATGCTGTGTATCTGGCTAATGGTTTCAAAAAGACGTACCCCTGGCTGGGCACGATGGAAAAAAAAGATATCAAGCTGCTTATGCAGGGGCTAAAAGACCGTATCGACTACTTAACTATTAACGGGTCACTTAATCAAGAACTCACTAACCCGCTCTATTGA
- the anfD gene encoding nitrogenase iron-iron protein, alpha chain: MPYHTFECSECIPERAMHAVIKGPGEDLTSCLPLGYLNTIPGTISERGCAYCGAKHVIGAPMKDVIHVSHGPVGCTYDTWHTKRYISDNDNFQLKYTFATDMKEKHVVFGAEKMLKQNIIDCFKAFPHIKRMTIYQTCASALIGDDIAAVAKKVMAEMPDVDIFVCNAPGFGGPSQSGGHHKINIAWIDQKVGTYEPEIKSKYVINYVGDYNIQGDAEIMVDYFQRMGIQVLSTFTGNGSYDDLRGMHLAHLNVLECARSAEYICNELRKRYGTPRLDIDGYGFEPLSASLMKVAMFFGLEKEAQAIIDEETARWRPELNWYAKRLKGKKICLWPGGSKLWHWAHVIEEEMGVKVVSVYSKFGHQGDFEKGVARCSEGALAIDDPNELEGLEAMEMLQPDCVLTGVRPGEVSKKMRIPYLNIHGYHNGPYKGYEGWVRLARDLYNAIYSPIHQLSGMDISKDEIPTDKGFLTRQMISDVNIVDDRTTPSEERPYTGDWDIVTRLRGKTYPKLESQQLGTA, from the coding sequence ATGCCATATCATACTTTTGAATGTAGCGAATGTATTCCCGAAAGGGCGATGCACGCTGTTATAAAAGGTCCAGGTGAAGATTTGACGTCCTGTCTTCCCCTTGGATACCTCAACACAATTCCTGGGACGATTTCAGAAAGAGGATGCGCTTACTGTGGTGCAAAACATGTTATAGGCGCACCCATGAAGGATGTCATTCATGTAAGCCATGGTCCGGTTGGATGCACCTACGATACCTGGCATACTAAGCGTTACATCAGCGATAACGACAATTTTCAGCTTAAATATACCTTTGCAACTGATATGAAGGAAAAACACGTCGTATTCGGCGCTGAAAAAATGCTTAAACAGAATATTATTGATTGTTTCAAGGCTTTTCCCCACATCAAAAGAATGACTATCTACCAAACTTGCGCTTCTGCACTTATTGGAGACGATATCGCTGCAGTTGCTAAAAAAGTGATGGCCGAAATGCCAGATGTAGACATTTTTGTCTGTAATGCCCCAGGTTTTGGAGGGCCCAGCCAATCTGGAGGACATCACAAAATCAATATTGCCTGGATAGATCAAAAAGTTGGAACATATGAACCTGAGATAAAAAGTAAATATGTTATCAATTACGTTGGTGACTATAATATTCAGGGTGATGCGGAAATCATGGTGGATTATTTCCAGAGAATGGGGATTCAGGTTCTTTCCACCTTTACCGGGAACGGATCCTACGACGATCTGAGGGGTATGCATCTGGCCCACCTCAATGTGCTTGAATGTGCACGTTCTGCTGAGTACATCTGTAACGAGCTCAGAAAAAGATATGGGACCCCACGCCTTGATATCGATGGATATGGTTTTGAACCGCTGTCGGCATCACTTATGAAAGTAGCCATGTTTTTCGGACTTGAAAAAGAAGCACAGGCTATAATAGACGAAGAAACCGCCAGATGGAGACCGGAACTCAACTGGTATGCTAAACGTCTGAAAGGAAAAAAGATCTGTCTCTGGCCTGGTGGTTCTAAGCTCTGGCATTGGGCACATGTAATTGAAGAGGAAATGGGAGTTAAGGTTGTCTCAGTGTATTCAAAATTCGGCCATCAGGGAGACTTTGAAAAGGGTGTTGCTCGGTGCAGTGAAGGAGCACTTGCAATTGACGATCCTAATGAACTTGAAGGGCTGGAAGCTATGGAGATGTTACAACCCGATTGTGTCCTTACAGGTGTTCGTCCGGGAGAGGTCTCCAAAAAGATGAGGATCCCATATCTCAATATTCACGGATATCACAATGGCCCATATAAAGGGTATGAAGGATGGGTCAGGCTTGCCAGGGATCTTTACAATGCAATATATTCGCCAATTCACCAGCTTTCTGGCATGGACATAAGTAAGGATGAGATTCCCACTGATAAAGGATTCTTGACCAGACAAATGATTTCTGATGTAAATATTGTTGATGACAGAACAACTCCATCTGAGGAGAGACCGTATACTGGCGACTGGGATATTGTTACAAGATTGCGTGGAAAAACGTATCCGAAGCTTGAATCACAACAGCTTGGTACGGCATAA
- a CDS encoding pyridoxamine 5'-phosphate oxidase family protein, producing MDQVRYTQRNCTDKEKIESFLLQERTGVLGMVNGIFPYAVPMNYVWHKGSVYLHGMGSGKKEEILSRSPPVCFTIYKEHGTVTDPVPCHADTAYMSVMIFGKAEKVSDQEEAAEALWKLVNKYMPGYYNNPLTGTFVEKYRSSLDENPVSVYRITPQWMTAKENSVESENLFNLEIK from the coding sequence ATGGATCAGGTTCGTTATACCCAGAGAAACTGTACAGATAAGGAGAAAATAGAATCATTTCTTTTGCAGGAAAGAACCGGTGTACTGGGGATGGTAAACGGTATTTTCCCTTATGCTGTCCCGATGAATTATGTATGGCACAAAGGTTCTGTTTATTTACATGGAATGGGATCAGGCAAAAAGGAAGAGATTCTTTCCCGGAGTCCGCCTGTTTGTTTCACGATATATAAGGAACATGGTACAGTGACCGACCCGGTTCCCTGCCATGCTGATACTGCATACATGAGCGTAATGATTTTCGGAAAGGCTGAAAAGGTGAGTGACCAGGAAGAAGCTGCTGAAGCCCTCTGGAAGCTGGTTAATAAATATATGCCAGGGTATTACAATAACCCTTTAACCGGTACTTTTGTTGAGAAGTATCGGTCATCACTTGACGAAAATCCTGTTTCTGTTTATCGAATAACTCCGCAGTGGATGACAGCCAAAGAAAACTCAGTGGAGTCCGAAAACCTGTTTAATTTGGAAATAAAATAA
- a CDS encoding P-II family nitrogen regulator yields MKEIIAIIRPKKVEPTKEALVELGIPSVTVVPVFGRGKQRGIAEELNIDIRPGLLDQGLLAGMKYMEFIPKRLLYLIVSDEDVDTAVDTIIKVNQTAQIGDGRVFICPVDNAIRVRTDDQGDSALL; encoded by the coding sequence TTGAAAGAAATAATTGCAATAATTCGTCCAAAAAAAGTTGAACCTACAAAGGAAGCTCTTGTGGAACTTGGAATCCCGAGTGTAACTGTAGTCCCGGTATTTGGACGAGGCAAGCAACGAGGTATTGCAGAAGAGCTCAACATTGATATTCGTCCCGGTCTTTTGGATCAGGGCTTGTTGGCTGGAATGAAATATATGGAATTTATTCCCAAACGTCTGCTGTATTTAATCGTCAGTGATGAAGATGTCGATACTGCTGTTGACACAATAATTAAAGTCAATCAAACAGCTCAGATTGGCGACGGGAGAGTTTTCATCTGTCCGGTGGATAATGCCATTCGAGTGAGAACAGACGACCAGGGAGATAGTGCCCTTCTATAA
- a CDS encoding P-II family nitrogen regulator translates to MKMIKAIIRPEAADDVIDGLEGAGFFSLTKIDVFGRGKQKGITVGIIHYDELPKTVIMLVVEDKSVEEVAKLIKYKAYTGNCGDGKIFITPVDDAYTIRTGVSGL, encoded by the coding sequence GTGAAAATGATCAAAGCTATAATACGTCCTGAAGCCGCTGATGATGTTATCGACGGACTTGAAGGGGCTGGTTTTTTCTCACTGACAAAAATAGATGTATTTGGTCGTGGGAAACAAAAAGGAATTACAGTAGGAATAATACATTATGATGAACTTCCTAAAACAGTGATAATGCTAGTCGTTGAAGATAAGTCTGTTGAAGAAGTTGCTAAACTTATTAAATACAAAGCGTACACAGGCAATTGTGGGGATGGTAAAATTTTTATAACTCCTGTTGACGACGCGTACACGATACGTACTGGAGTTTCAGGGCTTTAA
- the anfO gene encoding Fe-only nitrogenase accessory protein AnfO codes for MKIAVVEDNNQKTSSIFEPGFISVYEEDGGEWKILKRFENKVCDAKGISAVRVAVGDAVKQLDDVRILVASDIPGIAFGAFQAASLNIFLVEDRVLDILGSVKKGMLEIAKKRQEEPSRFDIMQFLKPGVNKGDFSLNLEEVMLINPDLSSKKILIPYLKDKGFNKLDILFSHIPKWFDTELAGFGLKYEIMSELQNKVTLRIMNESNECTKSLTSKSMTLRIMNAQNL; via the coding sequence TTGAAAATTGCAGTTGTGGAAGACAATAACCAAAAAACGAGTTCAATATTTGAACCTGGATTTATTTCAGTATATGAGGAAGACGGAGGAGAATGGAAAATTCTTAAACGTTTTGAAAACAAAGTTTGTGATGCGAAGGGTATTTCTGCTGTACGGGTAGCTGTGGGAGATGCCGTAAAGCAGCTTGACGATGTAAGGATATTGGTTGCAAGTGACATTCCAGGGATAGCTTTCGGAGCTTTTCAAGCAGCAAGCCTTAATATATTCCTTGTGGAAGATCGCGTACTGGATATTCTTGGTTCCGTCAAAAAAGGGATGCTTGAGATCGCTAAAAAGAGGCAGGAAGAACCCTCCAGATTCGATATTATGCAATTTTTGAAACCTGGTGTGAATAAAGGTGATTTTTCCCTTAATCTGGAAGAAGTCATGTTAATAAATCCTGATTTGAGTTCAAAGAAAATTTTAATTCCTTATCTAAAAGATAAAGGGTTTAACAAACTGGACATACTTTTCAGTCATATTCCGAAGTGGTTTGACACGGAATTAGCAGGTTTTGGGTTAAAGTATGAAATCATGAGTGAATTGCAAAATAAGGTGACTCTCAGAATAATGAATGAGAGTAATGAATGCACAAAATCTTTAACCAGCAAATCCATGACTCTCAGAATAATGAATGCACAAAATCTCTGA
- the nifH gene encoding nitrogenase iron protein — MTRKIAFYGKGGIGKSTTQQNTAAAMAYYHGKNVFIHGCDPKADCTRLALGGVPQTTIMDTLRELGEEAVTVDNVVNTGFKGIRCVESGGPEPGVGCAGRGVITAINLMEELGAYSDDLDFVHFDVLGDVVCGGFAMPIREGKAQEVYIVASGEMMATYAANNICKGLLKYAEQSGVRLGGIICNSRKVDNELEMMEEFVSALGTQLIHFVPRDNIVQKAEFNKKTVVEFDPECNQAKEYGKLAKKILENDMFVIPKPLSMDQLEKMVARYGLMD, encoded by the coding sequence TTGACAAGAAAAATTGCTTTTTACGGGAAAGGTGGTATTGGAAAATCCACCACTCAACAAAATACTGCAGCGGCTATGGCATATTATCATGGCAAAAATGTTTTCATCCACGGGTGTGATCCCAAAGCAGACTGTACTCGTTTGGCCCTTGGAGGCGTACCCCAGACCACAATAATGGATACGCTCAGGGAACTGGGAGAAGAAGCCGTAACAGTTGATAATGTAGTTAACACCGGTTTCAAAGGAATCAGATGTGTTGAATCCGGAGGTCCGGAACCGGGTGTTGGGTGTGCTGGCAGGGGTGTAATCACTGCTATTAACCTTATGGAGGAGTTGGGAGCCTATTCCGATGACCTGGATTTTGTTCACTTTGACGTGCTTGGCGACGTTGTCTGCGGCGGATTTGCAATGCCAATTCGGGAGGGTAAAGCTCAGGAAGTATACATAGTCGCTTCGGGAGAAATGATGGCGACTTATGCAGCAAATAATATCTGCAAAGGTCTGCTGAAGTATGCAGAACAGAGCGGGGTGAGATTGGGTGGAATCATTTGTAACAGCCGTAAGGTCGATAATGAGCTGGAAATGATGGAGGAGTTTGTTTCCGCGCTTGGAACACAGCTGATACACTTTGTGCCAAGAGATAACATTGTTCAAAAGGCGGAGTTTAATAAAAAGACAGTTGTGGAGTTCGACCCGGAATGCAACCAGGCAAAAGAATACGGAAAACTTGCCAAGAAAATTCTTGAGAATGATATGTTCGTGATCCCCAAACCGTTAAGTATGGATCAACTGGAGAAAATGGTGGCAAGATACGGTCTTATGGATTAA